From a region of the Thermodesulfobium sp. 4217-1 genome:
- a CDS encoding alpha/beta hydrolase: protein MANFKTNDGVEIYYDIQGEGKPLFMLPGWTCTTRFWKKNIPELSKKFKVISMDMRGHGESEKVMHSHRISRYAMDVKNLFDHLDINNITVLGWSMGASVLWSYIELFGNYRLKGLICVDQSPAQYTGPDWVWGQKGCYDVEMFIHLCCNIKFDPRGCAEGLAFACLNHKPSAEEAKYIADEISKCPPYVRIEIMRDHTNLDWRDFIPHIELPTLVCVARNSMVFPWQGSAWVGENIPNSQIEFFENSGHMLFWEEPEKFNKVVRDFVEKINK, encoded by the coding sequence ATGGCAAACTTTAAGACGAACGACGGGGTAGAAATTTATTATGATATACAGGGCGAAGGAAAGCCTCTCTTCATGCTGCCTGGCTGGACATGTACCACGCGTTTCTGGAAGAAAAATATACCCGAGCTTTCCAAAAAGTTTAAAGTAATCAGTATGGATATGCGTGGCCACGGCGAATCAGAAAAGGTTATGCACAGTCATCGCATTTCTCGCTATGCAATGGACGTAAAAAACTTATTTGATCATTTAGATATCAATAATATTACTGTACTTGGATGGTCAATGGGCGCCTCTGTTTTGTGGAGCTATATAGAACTGTTTGGAAATTACAGACTTAAAGGCCTTATATGTGTAGATCAATCGCCTGCACAATATACAGGTCCAGATTGGGTTTGGGGGCAGAAGGGCTGTTATGATGTAGAAATGTTTATTCATCTTTGTTGCAATATAAAATTTGACCCACGTGGTTGTGCAGAAGGATTGGCATTCGCCTGCCTTAATCATAAGCCATCTGCTGAAGAAGCTAAATATATCGCAGATGAAATTTCCAAATGTCCACCTTATGTCCGAATAGAAATTATGCGCGACCATACAAATTTAGATTGGCGCGATTTTATTCCACACATCGAGCTTCCCACGCTTGTTTGTGTAGCAAGAAATAGTATGGTTTTTCCCTGGCAAGGCAGTGCATGGGTAGGAGAAAATATACCCAATTCACAAATAGAATTCTTCGAAAATTCAGGACATATGTTGTTCTGGGAAGAGCCTGAAAAATTTAACAAAGTTGTGCGCGATTTTGTAGAAAAAATTAATAAATAG
- a CDS encoding ATP/GTP-binding protein: MSRISNIRIKNFKTFDDLEVKSLNKRINFVYGENGVGKTSLLEAIYLLLCYSEPDVRVLSANFQMVLHYQSYLNPLLGTTLLKFDDLWNTIFKNLNMDMILSFDLEGKDKLSLLIFRDFNKDYSSREVVFKWEYIDKKSKEPQMQQHSIIDNSNMMNRNPFLSFDVLPSQTTINKKLSFYYIPSMFMFNSTHINAIYSEVVMSNKKKELIDILKIVEDDIEDIDLISTGLQTVIVKRKNVSVPINQMGEGFLKIFYIIGVSITRMDGIILIDEIENGLHWSIQKKIFGYILRLSKDLNIQYFIATHSLEFVQEAFKAMKDNDIDSIGATRINKKYDGKIYPTLISGQDLKEMVEGDMEFR; encoded by the coding sequence ATGAGTAGGATTTCAAATATTAGGATTAAAAATTTTAAAACTTTTGATGATTTGGAAGTTAAATCTCTAAATAAAAGGATTAACTTTGTGTATGGAGAAAACGGTGTAGGCAAGACGTCTTTGTTAGAAGCTATATATTTACTTCTGTGTTACTCAGAACCTGATGTCAGAGTTCTAAGCGCTAATTTTCAAATGGTGTTGCATTATCAATCTTATTTAAATCCTCTTTTAGGAACCACATTGCTAAAATTTGACGATTTGTGGAATACAATATTTAAAAATTTGAATATGGATATGATATTATCATTCGACTTAGAGGGTAAAGATAAATTGTCTTTGTTAATATTTAGAGATTTTAATAAAGATTATAGTTCTCGAGAAGTAGTTTTTAAATGGGAATATATAGATAAAAAAAGTAAAGAACCCCAGATGCAGCAGCATAGCATAATAGATAACAGCAATATGATGAATAGAAATCCTTTTCTATCATTTGATGTACTACCATCACAAACGACTATTAATAAAAAATTAAGTTTTTATTATATACCTTCAATGTTTATGTTTAACTCGACCCACATAAATGCAATTTATAGTGAAGTTGTTATGTCCAATAAGAAAAAAGAATTAATCGATATACTGAAAATAGTTGAAGACGATATTGAAGATATTGATCTTATTTCAACTGGTTTGCAAACTGTCATTGTTAAAAGAAAAAATGTTTCTGTGCCTATTAACCAAATGGGAGAAGGTTTCTTAAAGATATTTTATATTATAGGTGTTTCTATAACACGAATGGATGGAATTATTCTTATAGATGAAATAGAGAACGGCCTTCACTGGTCTATTCAAAAGAAAATTTTTGGATACATCTTAAGACTATCTAAGGATCTTAATATTCAATATTTTATAGCCACACACAGCCTGGAATTTGTACAGGAAGCCTTTAAGGCTATGAAAGATAACGATATAGATTCTATAGGTGCAACAAGAATAAATAAAAAGTACGATGGGAAGATTTATCCTACTCTTATTAGCGGACAGGATCTAAAAGAGATGGTAGAAGGAGATATGGAATTTAGATAA
- a CDS encoding DUF1902 domain-containing protein has protein sequence MEKIINIKIERLPEGLYLATSEDIQGLIAQGRTIEETTEIARDVAKNLIELQNRSLSS, from the coding sequence ATGGAAAAGATCATAAACATAAAAATAGAGAGATTACCAGAAGGGCTTTATCTTGCAACGTCTGAAGATATTCAGGGCCTTATTGCGCAAGGAAGAACAATAGAAGAAACTACTGAAATAGCCAGAGACGTAGCCAAAAACTTAATTGAGCTTCAAAATAGATCACTCTCTTCCTAA
- the priA gene encoding primosomal protein N', translating into MKKYILDVQLPNINKRLSYYIKSDVDIDNGYIVDVPVSGKNFLGVVETVKEAAEGDDSSELKFVNSIYEKRFFNDDLYKLYKFVCEYYFVMPNSALGLFPSFNIKLSSKNKVKIAERGKEVLDYSLLISDDLKGFLELLSKREYDLSYIKSKYKDTFRYALSEKLIDIVNETTAKNDKANFDLCEKTDEIEKCKNLAILNDEQDRAFKYFRGHLNGYSELSLVGTTGSGKTEVYLKLIMEVLQNGKNAVLLLPEITLATHFVDMLEKRFPNLIYVWHSQLGKSERNKLLNIIPNLTEKIFVGPRSLIFLPINDIGLIIVDEEQSENYKQDDFIRYDARILARERAEYNNCPVLYVSATPSVNLGRKILDGKVSSYFLSKRFGDFSLPKINIVKRQSFYGSFSEEFINSLKEVREKKEQAIVFVPRRGFYPFVSCADCGELVKCKNCDVPMCVHMIKGKRVYVCHHCGYKFTTDPVCKKCSGLNFKQYGAGSQKITEELKNLFPDANVERIDSDSVNTYSKLKAVLKDILDGKIDFLVGTQIITKGLNFPKINFVGIPFLEPLTSMPDFRSFEKLYQLLVQVTGRAGRYSMGGKVVIQASEDQVPIIRKYTTISYWDFLLEELELRKDMSCPPFSYEVIFRWNGKLTEVKDEAKKFREILKEVYNLFDNREIKVTPPKFCPILRLHGNYRMYSLIRFKDKATRKDFLEILLKRYSPKDKKIFIVDVDPLYYF; encoded by the coding sequence ATGAAAAAATATATTTTAGACGTTCAACTGCCAAATATAAATAAGAGACTGAGTTATTATATCAAATCTGACGTAGATATTGATAATGGGTACATTGTAGACGTTCCAGTAAGTGGGAAAAATTTCTTGGGAGTGGTCGAAACCGTAAAAGAGGCCGCAGAAGGAGATGACTCTTCAGAGCTCAAATTCGTTAATTCGATTTACGAGAAGAGATTTTTTAATGATGACCTGTATAAATTATACAAATTTGTTTGCGAATATTATTTTGTTATGCCTAATAGTGCGCTTGGACTTTTTCCATCATTTAACATAAAGCTATCAAGCAAAAATAAGGTTAAGATTGCTGAAAGGGGCAAGGAAGTCTTAGATTACTCTTTGCTAATTTCTGATGATCTGAAAGGCTTCTTAGAGCTGCTAAGCAAGAGAGAATATGATCTTTCATATATAAAAAGTAAGTACAAGGATACTTTTAGATACGCTCTATCTGAGAAACTGATAGATATAGTTAATGAAACTACTGCAAAAAATGATAAGGCTAATTTTGATCTGTGCGAAAAGACTGATGAGATTGAGAAATGCAAAAACTTAGCAATTCTAAACGATGAACAGGATAGAGCTTTTAAATACTTCAGGGGACATCTAAATGGGTACAGTGAGCTCTCTTTAGTAGGGACTACCGGGAGCGGCAAGACTGAGGTCTATCTGAAGCTGATAATGGAAGTTTTGCAAAATGGGAAGAATGCAGTGCTTCTTTTGCCAGAGATTACTCTTGCGACGCACTTTGTAGATATGCTGGAAAAGAGATTTCCCAATCTTATATATGTGTGGCACAGTCAGTTGGGTAAGTCTGAAAGAAACAAACTTTTGAATATCATTCCAAATCTGACTGAGAAGATATTTGTCGGACCAAGGTCATTGATCTTTCTCCCTATAAACGATATAGGGCTAATTATAGTAGACGAAGAGCAAAGCGAGAACTACAAGCAAGACGACTTTATAAGATACGATGCAAGAATCCTTGCAAGGGAGAGGGCAGAGTATAACAATTGTCCAGTTTTGTATGTAAGCGCCACCCCAAGCGTAAATCTGGGCAGAAAAATCCTGGATGGGAAGGTTTCTTCTTATTTTCTTTCTAAAAGGTTTGGAGATTTTAGCCTGCCAAAAATAAATATTGTTAAAAGACAGAGCTTTTATGGATCGTTTAGTGAAGAATTTATAAACTCTTTGAAAGAAGTAAGAGAAAAAAAAGAGCAAGCTATTGTTTTCGTGCCAAGAAGGGGATTTTATCCATTCGTTAGTTGTGCTGACTGCGGAGAGTTAGTAAAGTGTAAAAATTGTGATGTGCCGATGTGCGTTCACATGATAAAAGGGAAAAGGGTATATGTATGCCACCATTGCGGCTATAAGTTCACTACAGACCCTGTGTGCAAGAAGTGCTCGGGCTTAAATTTCAAACAATATGGCGCTGGATCACAAAAGATTACCGAAGAGTTAAAAAACCTTTTTCCAGATGCTAATGTGGAGAGGATAGACTCTGACAGCGTAAATACCTACTCAAAGCTAAAAGCTGTGCTTAAAGATATATTGGATGGCAAGATAGACTTCTTGGTTGGCACTCAGATAATTACAAAGGGTTTAAATTTTCCGAAAATAAACTTTGTGGGCATACCCTTTCTGGAACCCTTAACATCGATGCCAGATTTTAGATCGTTTGAAAAGCTATATCAATTGCTGGTTCAGGTAACAGGTAGGGCAGGGAGATATTCTATGGGAGGTAAGGTGGTAATTCAGGCGAGCGAAGATCAGGTACCTATTATTCGTAAGTATACGACGATAAGCTATTGGGATTTTTTATTGGAAGAATTGGAGTTAAGAAAGGATATGTCTTGCCCTCCTTTTAGCTATGAAGTGATATTTAGGTGGAATGGAAAATTGACAGAGGTAAAGGACGAGGCGAAAAAATTTAGAGAAATTTTAAAAGAGGTATATAACCTTTTTGACAATAGGGAAATAAAAGTAACTCCACCAAAGTTTTGTCCAATTTTAAGACTACATGGAAATTATAGGATGTATTCTTTGATCAGATTTAAGGATAAGGCCACAAGAAAAGACTTTCTTGAAATACTGCTGAAGAGATATTCTCCAAAGGATAAGAAAATATTTATTGTAGACGTAGATCCTTTGTATTATTTTTAG
- the xth gene encoding exodeoxyribonuclease III, with amino-acid sequence MIITTFNVNSIRSRTDIVSLLIEKHNPEIIALQEIKCTPDLFPELIFPDYKCLVSGEKSYNGVAICTKLDSIHFENEFQDSLDQKRSLFVKFENFTLMNIYFPHGDLRNNDKFYYKLTFYKKLLKFLNENFTPDDPIVMLGDFNVALTDFDVYDPELLKDTIGTMPEERDALRELLSFGFVDTYRHFHPTDPGFTWFSYIGGEIWKNNGMRIDYILVTRPLLDKVKRVEVDFSLRRRRTPKPSDHAPLLMEIDL; translated from the coding sequence TTGATTATAACTACTTTTAATGTAAATTCTATAAGAAGCAGAACTGATATTGTCAGCTTACTTATAGAAAAGCACAATCCAGAAATAATAGCACTTCAAGAAATAAAGTGCACTCCAGATCTCTTTCCAGAACTAATATTTCCCGACTACAAGTGTTTAGTGTCAGGCGAAAAGTCATACAATGGAGTTGCAATTTGCACAAAACTTGACTCGATTCATTTTGAAAACGAATTTCAAGACTCTCTGGATCAGAAAAGATCCCTATTTGTAAAATTTGAAAACTTTACTCTTATGAACATATACTTTCCTCACGGCGATCTTAGAAACAACGATAAATTTTATTATAAATTAACTTTCTATAAAAAATTACTTAAATTTCTAAACGAAAACTTTACTCCTGATGACCCAATAGTTATGCTTGGAGACTTCAACGTAGCCTTAACAGATTTTGACGTATACGATCCAGAGCTCTTAAAGGACACTATCGGCACGATGCCCGAAGAGAGAGACGCATTAAGAGAGCTTCTAAGTTTCGGATTCGTAGACACATACAGGCACTTTCATCCGACCGATCCAGGCTTTACCTGGTTTAGTTATATAGGCGGCGAAATATGGAAAAACAACGGTATGAGAATAGATTATATATTGGTGACCAGGCCGCTTTTAGATAAAGTAAAGAGAGTAGAAGTGGACTTTTCTCTCAGAAGAAGAAGAACGCCAAAGCCATCCGATCACGCCCCTCTACTTATGGAGATTGACCTCTAA
- the rsmA gene encoding 16S rRNA (adenine(1518)-N(6)/adenine(1519)-N(6))-dimethyltransferase RsmA, with protein MKNLAPLKRYGQNFLVDQNVSKKIIESAMIEEDDFVIEIGPGKGALTTYLLRIPNDYLGIEVDRGLFELLSEDYEKDLTLANKNILLSDALRTDFGFIDKRVNVIANLPYNIASLIIVKMIKENIRLKGMTLMIQKEMAQRLFAPPGIKDYGRLSVLIQNLFDGRVLFEVSEGCFYPKPKVKSVVIKLTPKNDFYEKKPYCEDFENFLRRIFSQPRKILKNVLSEEYIRVFSEIYSDLLQKRPGQIDPETYWEIFRFHRS; from the coding sequence ATGAAAAATCTTGCACCTTTAAAGAGATATGGTCAAAATTTTCTGGTAGATCAGAACGTATCCAAGAAGATTATAGAGTCTGCAATGATAGAAGAGGATGACTTTGTAATTGAGATTGGGCCTGGAAAAGGTGCTCTGACAACATATCTTTTACGGATTCCAAACGATTACTTAGGAATAGAGGTCGACAGGGGGCTCTTCGAGCTTTTGAGCGAGGATTACGAGAAGGATTTAACTCTGGCAAACAAAAACATTCTACTATCTGATGCGCTTAGGACTGATTTTGGATTTATAGACAAGAGAGTGAACGTAATTGCAAACCTGCCATATAATATTGCGTCTTTAATAATCGTAAAGATGATAAAAGAGAATATCAGGCTGAAGGGTATGACTTTGATGATTCAAAAAGAAATGGCACAAAGGCTCTTCGCTCCACCAGGCATCAAGGATTATGGAAGGCTAAGCGTCCTTATTCAAAACCTTTTTGACGGCAGGGTGCTTTTTGAGGTTTCAGAAGGGTGCTTTTATCCTAAGCCGAAGGTAAAGTCTGTGGTGATAAAGCTGACTCCAAAAAATGATTTCTACGAAAAAAAGCCATATTGTGAGGACTTTGAAAACTTCTTGAGAAGAATTTTTTCTCAGCCAAGAAAGATTTTAAAAAATGTGTTAAGTGAAGAGTACATAAGAGTATTTTCTGAAATATACAGTGATCTGTTGCAGAAGAGACCTGGTCAGATAGATCCAGAGACTTATTGGGAAATATTTAGATTCCATAGGTCTTAG
- a CDS encoding 4-hydroxythreonine-4-phosphate dehydrogenase PdxA: MNNINNSHNGAGCPDDIDCLPVVSCGDLSGISLISLIKYLEKNKDKKVILFTNKAFFDDLCHFMGSEVHMPIYNKDNGFGIVDLDSGFGIEVLGKPDERVGRFSYQCFVESLKFVEEENCKFYLTLPINKSLISKSINRNFLGHTAFLEERYSKDVSMNFFDGFYLLNLLSHHIPICEVPKQVTFERLNLSLQSIIYLANILDIKPLKIAISGLNPHAGEEGSIGGEEESIIKPFIEYARSSCSYAEIFGPLAPDSIYFNLKNLDIRSVISLYHDQFLSIMKALSFPRIIEINTGLPFLRCTLAHGVGYSIANNPQMVDEGGLKLAFDFYEKFVTFKNNSY; this comes from the coding sequence GTGAACAATATAAATAACTCTCATAATGGCGCAGGCTGTCCTGACGATATAGATTGCCTTCCTGTGGTATCCTGTGGGGATCTATCTGGGATTAGCTTGATTTCTTTGATAAAATATTTGGAAAAAAATAAGGATAAAAAAGTCATACTCTTTACAAACAAGGCATTTTTTGATGATTTGTGCCATTTTATGGGCTCTGAAGTTCATATGCCCATCTATAATAAAGATAATGGCTTTGGGATTGTAGACCTTGACTCTGGTTTTGGAATAGAGGTTCTGGGCAAGCCAGATGAGAGAGTGGGGAGATTTTCATATCAGTGTTTTGTGGAGTCGTTAAAATTCGTAGAAGAGGAAAATTGTAAGTTTTATTTAACCTTGCCAATAAATAAGAGTTTGATATCAAAGTCTATAAATAGAAATTTCTTAGGACACACTGCCTTCCTTGAAGAGAGATATTCGAAAGATGTAAGCATGAATTTCTTTGACGGATTCTATCTCTTAAATCTTCTTTCCCACCATATACCCATTTGTGAAGTGCCAAAACAGGTTACATTTGAAAGGCTAAATCTCTCTCTGCAGTCGATCATATATCTTGCAAATATTTTAGACATAAAGCCATTGAAGATTGCTATATCTGGCCTTAATCCTCACGCTGGCGAAGAGGGAAGCATTGGAGGCGAAGAAGAGTCTATTATTAAGCCATTTATTGAATATGCAAGATCAAGCTGCTCTTATGCTGAGATCTTTGGTCCTCTTGCGCCCGATTCAATATATTTTAATTTAAAAAATCTTGATATCAGGTCTGTGATATCTCTTTATCACGATCAGTTTCTGTCTATTATGAAGGCGCTCTCCTTCCCAAGGATAATTGAGATAAATACCGGGCTGCCCTTTTTAAGATGTACCCTGGCTCACGGAGTGGGATATTCCATAGCAAACAATCCTCAAATGGTAGACGAGGGCGGGCTAAAACTGGCATTTGATTTCTATGAAAAGTTTGTCACCTTTAAGAACAATAGCTATTAA
- a CDS encoding Lrp/AsnC family transcriptional regulator, protein MPDEKTIKLTEVEETLLEKIQHNFPIVEKPFDELGAQLGISGQEVIKILQKLKSEGIIRLIGGVFDPRKLGFKGTLVGLKVDNDHIENVVERINKCHGVSHNYLRDHEYNLWFTLIMPSKEEIDAFIDDLRKEEGIISLVELPAKRIFKIDVRFKVKE, encoded by the coding sequence GTGCCTGATGAGAAAACAATAAAGCTAACCGAAGTAGAAGAGACTCTTTTAGAGAAAATTCAGCACAACTTTCCTATTGTAGAAAAGCCCTTTGATGAGCTGGGCGCTCAATTGGGAATAAGTGGACAAGAAGTAATAAAAATTCTTCAGAAGTTAAAATCAGAGGGCATAATTAGATTGATAGGCGGGGTATTTGACCCAAGAAAATTAGGCTTCAAGGGAACCCTTGTGGGACTTAAGGTTGACAACGATCACATTGAAAATGTAGTAGAAAGAATTAACAAGTGTCATGGAGTTTCTCATAATTATCTAAGGGATCATGAATATAACCTCTGGTTTACTTTGATAATGCCTTCTAAAGAAGAAATTGACGCATTTATCGACGATCTAAGAAAAGAAGAGGGCATTATAAGCCTGGTGGAGCTTCCTGCCAAGAGAATCTTTAAAATTGACGTAAGGTTTAAAGTTAAGGAGTGA
- the nirJ2 gene encoding putative heme d1 biosynthesis radical SAM protein NirJ2, which translates to MLCSWNTTQECNLKCVHCYRDAGDKKYNELTTEQGKSLLDEIKKAGFKIMVFSGGEPLLRKDIFELTEYASSIGLRPVFGTNGTLIDREMALRLKASGAARISISLDSLNQMQHDKFRGVEGAWSRAVEAMKILKDIGLSFQINTTVTRRNIDEILDITDFAVEIGADAHHIFFLVPTGRAVDIEIESLNARDYEDLLKKILLKSKTVNIELKPTCAPQYMRIAKTLGIETRFTKGCLAGTGYCSITPEGDIWPCPYMPIKVGNVKTEKFSEIWRDATLFKELREGNLKGSCGKCGFNEICGGCRARALFYNGDYLGEEPWCLMRKQ; encoded by the coding sequence ATTTTGTGTTCCTGGAATACGACGCAGGAGTGTAACTTGAAATGTGTTCACTGCTACCGCGATGCAGGCGATAAAAAATATAATGAGCTTACTACGGAACAAGGGAAATCATTGCTCGATGAGATAAAAAAAGCAGGATTCAAGATTATGGTGTTTAGCGGGGGAGAGCCTCTGCTGAGGAAGGATATATTTGAATTAACTGAATATGCGAGTAGTATTGGGCTAAGGCCTGTGTTTGGTACGAACGGAACTCTTATTGATAGAGAAATGGCTTTGAGGCTGAAGGCCTCAGGCGCTGCAAGGATAAGCATCAGCTTGGATAGCCTAAACCAAATGCAACACGATAAGTTTAGAGGTGTAGAGGGAGCCTGGTCAAGGGCTGTGGAGGCTATGAAGATACTTAAAGATATCGGCTTGTCATTTCAGATAAACACTACTGTAACCAGGAGAAATATTGATGAAATTTTAGATATTACTGATTTCGCTGTTGAAATTGGCGCTGACGCCCATCACATATTTTTTTTGGTGCCTACTGGCAGGGCAGTAGATATTGAGATAGAGAGTTTGAACGCACGCGATTATGAAGACTTGTTGAAAAAGATACTCTTGAAATCAAAAACTGTAAATATAGAGCTTAAGCCCACTTGTGCGCCTCAATATATGAGAATTGCAAAGACTCTGGGCATAGAGACAAGATTTACAAAGGGCTGTCTTGCTGGCACAGGATACTGTTCAATCACCCCTGAAGGCGACATTTGGCCATGCCCATATATGCCCATAAAAGTGGGAAATGTGAAGACTGAAAAATTTTCTGAAATTTGGAGAGATGCCACCTTATTTAAAGAATTAAGAGAGGGAAACCTTAAGGGAAGCTGTGGAAAGTGCGGCTTTAATGAGATCTGCGGTGGCTGTAGAGCAAGAGCCCTTTTTTATAATGGAGACTATTTAGGAGAAGAGCCCTGGTGCCTGATGAGAAAACAATAA